ACGATCGGAGGGACGCGTTTTACGAGCGTCCGATTTGCACCAGCACCGAAACACGCCGGAACGTACGTCCAGATTGGAAACTCTTCGGATATGAGTGAGACACACCCACAATCCGAGTGTCAGCGTGTCGTGGTATTCTACGCGGGCACCGTGCAGGGGGTTGGTTTCCGGGCGACAACGAAACGCATTGCGAAGAACCACGCTGTGACAGGATGGGTCCGAAACGAGGATGACGGCAGGGTGCAGCTCCAAACACAGGGGAACACACAGGCTGTTGATGGGTTTCTCGGTGAGATTGCCAGCACACTCGCGCATCGGATCGAGACGATGACAAAGCAAGCTGCGCCGGTGCAGCAGGACGAATCAGATTTTTCGATCCAGCGTAAGCTGTGGATGCAGAAGTGGTCAAACTGAGAGAGTGGGGGAGTGATGCCAGGGCTTGTACTCTTTGATATTGACGGAACGCTGCTGCTGACAAAGCGTGCTGGCATGGAAGCACTGCGTCAGGCAGGAGTTGATCTTTTCGGCGATCAGTTTACAGACGAGGGTGTGGAGTACGCCGGATGTATCGATGTGCTCATCGTGCGTGCGCTGCTGGAGCGGAATGGAGTCGAGCCGTCGCCCGATCACTGTGCAGCACTTCGTGCGGGGTATCACAAGCACCTTCAGCCGAGACTTGCTGAGTCTGGTCGTGCCTACGCGCTGCCCGGCGCGATCGATCTCGTGCATGCGGTTCGTCAGCACGACGATCTCGTGTGTGGACTATTGACGGGGAACTTTGCCGAAACGGGCACGCTGAAACTCAACGCAGCGGGATACGACGCGGACTGGTTCTCATTGAAGGTGTGGGGTGACGACTCGCCGCACGATCCACCGAGCAGAAACCATCTGCCCGGTGTTGCGATGCAGCGGATGGTCGAGCACGCTGGGGATGGTGTCGATCCGTCGCACTGTGTAATTGTTGGCGATACGCCGCATGACGTGATGTGCGCCAAGGCGCATGGCATGCGATGCGTTGGTGTGGCGACGGGAGGTTCTTCTGTTGCTGATCTTGCTGAAGCTGGTGCTGATATAGTTGTTGAGAGTTTGCAGGAGACGCAGCGATTGCTTTCCGCTTTGCTGTCGCCACAGAGTGCGCAAGTGTAAGAAAGAGAATCATTGATGCCTTTCAGCTTCCTCCTCGCTTCAGGAACTGGGATTCTTCTCTTTGTGCCGATCATGTTCCTGCCGCTGAAGCTGTTTCTTCGCATTGTGTTGCAACATTCGATCGAGCTTGCCGATTCGATCAAAGTCGTGTGTGTCTCCTCCACTGCTGCAGCGGTGCTTCAGGTTCTGCTTGAGCTCATGCTTGCAGCGAACGGGACGACAATCTCAGATCGAGGGATACTGGCTGCTGTCGCCTTTGCGTGCATGCTGATCTCGGGCACTATTGTGGTGGTGCGGACCGAGGGCATCACACTGGGCAAGGGTGTGGCGACCGGAGCGCTGATGGCGTTTGTGTGGGTGGGGGTGCGAGTCGGACTGGTTGGCGAGATTGCAGCGTGGTTCTGGGGGCAGAAGTTCTAATACGGAAGCTGCTGGAGAAGTATCAGGGTGTGGTTTGCTGCGTCGGTGCCTGCTGTTGCTGTGCGCGCTGCAGCATATTCCTGCCCATGAAGTAGATGCCAACAAGGAACAAACCGATCGCAACCCCAAGCAGGTAGATCGATACTCGCTCCCGTGTTTGCTTTGTCATGGGCATTGCGTTATTCCTTTGTGAATGTGTCCCGGCCGGTTCGCTTCTTTTTCTTGCGCTTTGCTTTGGGTCGTGACCCAGCCATGCCAGGCTTGTTCTTTGATTTGCTCTGTGTTGTTGCGTGCTCAGCTTCGGTCCTGCTGACTTTCTTGCCCTGCAACCTGCCGGAGGTGATCCCCTTGCGCAGCGTCTGGGCCTGATCGCGGAGCGCAGCAGCGCGCTCGAAGTCGAGCTCCTGCGCTGCTTCGAGCATTTCCGCTTCCAGTTGCGAGACGAGTTCTGCAGCGTCGTACTGCTCCTCGTCCATCGCGACCGCGTCGCGTGCAGCTTTGCGTGCGCGGAGTTCCATTTCGAGTCCGCGACGGATCGACTTGCGGATGGTCTCTGGCGTGATGTTGTGCTCTTCGTTGTAGGCGAGCTGGATTGCGCGACGACGTTGGGTCTCGTCGATCGCGGCTTGCATCGCGGGTGTCATCTTGTCGGCGTACATGATGACCTTCGCCTCGACGTTGCGCGCAGCACGACCCATCTGCTGGATCAGGCTCGTTGTTGAGCGAAGGAATCCCTCCTTGTCGGCATCCAGGATGCACACGAGCGAGACCTCGGGCAGGTCGAGCCCCTCGCGAAGCAGATTGACACCGACAAGCACGTCGAACTCGCCCGCTCGCAGGTCGGTCAGGATGTCCATGCGCTCGAGTGTTTCGATCTCGGAGTGCAGATAGCGCACGCGCATCCCGTGCTGATCGAGATAGCGCGTCAGATCTTCGCATAACCGCTTGGTGAGTGCGGTGACGAGGACGCGGTCTCCGTTTGCGACGCGCTTCTCGCACTCCTCCATCAGATTCGGCACCTGGTTCTGTGCTGTGCGCACCTCGACCTCCGGATCAAGCAGTCCCGTCGGGCGGATGATCTGCTCGACGATCTCGCCGCTGGTGTGCTCTAGCTCGTACTTGCCCGGTGTTGCGCTGACAAAGAGCACCTGCGGCACGACGGACTCGAACTCCTCGAAGCGGAGCGGTCGGTTGTCGAGCGCGCTGGGCAGTCGGAACCCGTGCTCGACGAGCACACGCTTACGCGCCTGATCGCCGTTGAACATCGCGCGGATCTGCGGGAGTGTGACGTGCGACTCGTCGATGACCAGCAGCCAGTCTCCGAGATTGCATCGTTTCTCATCGTACTGCCGTGCACTATCGAGGTGTTCGTGCGAGTCCTGCGTTGGCCTGAGCGGAACGCCATCCTCGGTTTGCATCGTGACGTGTCGATCAGCTGCGCTCGGTCGATTCGGGTCGGGTGGCGCGTAGTCGAAGTAATCGAGCAGTGTAAAGGGACGTTCACCGGGACGCCGACCATCGAGAAACCGCGAGTAGTTCTCGATTCCCGGGCAGAATCCGAGTTCCGCGATCAGTTCAAGATCGTACTTTGTGCGCGCCTGCAGACGCTGCGCTTCGAGCAGCTTGCCCTCGTTGCGCAGCTCGATGAGTCGGCGATCGAGTTCCTCACGAATGCCGCTCAGCGCAGCTTCCATCTGCTCCTCGGGCATGACATAATGAACCGCTGGGAAGATGAAGACCTGGTTTGCTTCTGAGAGCAGTTCGCCAGACACGGGATTGATAAGCTCGATGCGATCGACCTCGTCACCGAAGGTGTCGATGCGGACAGCGAAGACTTCGGATGCTGGCCATATCTCGATGACATCGCCCCGCACGCGGTACTTCCCTCGCACGAGTTCGATATCGCTGCGCACGTACTGCATGGAGTTGAGCCCCATGAGGAACCCGCGCCGATCAATGAGCGATCCCTTCGTGACGGTGAGCACCTTGTTGTA
Above is a genomic segment from Phycisphaeraceae bacterium containing:
- a CDS encoding acylphosphatase; the protein is MSETHPQSECQRVVVFYAGTVQGVGFRATTKRIAKNHAVTGWVRNEDDGRVQLQTQGNTQAVDGFLGEIASTLAHRIETMTKQAAPVQQDESDFSIQRKLWMQKWSN
- a CDS encoding HAD hydrolase-like protein, with translation MPGLVLFDIDGTLLLTKRAGMEALRQAGVDLFGDQFTDEGVEYAGCIDVLIVRALLERNGVEPSPDHCAALRAGYHKHLQPRLAESGRAYALPGAIDLVHAVRQHDDLVCGLLTGNFAETGTLKLNAAGYDADWFSLKVWGDDSPHDPPSRNHLPGVAMQRMVEHAGDGVDPSHCVIVGDTPHDVMCAKAHGMRCVGVATGGSSVADLAEAGADIVVESLQETQRLLSALLSPQSAQV
- a CDS encoding excinuclease ABC subunit UvrB, which codes for MIHTTLPHLPCTVPADTTTFEVKAPFKPTGDQPAAIDALTQRLGTGEKFTCLLGATGTGKTFTMAHTIARLNKPTLILSHNKTLAAQLYEELREFLPDNSVNYFVSYYDYYQPEAYIPQRDIYIEKDASRNDDLDQLRLAATSNILSRRDTVVVASVSCIFGLGSPEAYYNKVLTVTKGSLIDRRGFLMGLNSMQYVRSDIELVRGKYRVRGDVIEIWPASEVFAVRIDTFGDEVDRIELINPVSGELLSEANQVFIFPAVHYVMPEEQMEAALSGIREELDRRLIELRNEGKLLEAQRLQARTKYDLELIAELGFCPGIENYSRFLDGRRPGERPFTLLDYFDYAPPDPNRPSAADRHVTMQTEDGVPLRPTQDSHEHLDSARQYDEKRCNLGDWLLVIDESHVTLPQIRAMFNGDQARKRVLVEHGFRLPSALDNRPLRFEEFESVVPQVLFVSATPGKYELEHTSGEIVEQIIRPTGLLDPEVEVRTAQNQVPNLMEECEKRVANGDRVLVTALTKRLCEDLTRYLDQHGMRVRYLHSEIETLERMDILTDLRAGEFDVLVGVNLLREGLDLPEVSLVCILDADKEGFLRSTTSLIQQMGRAARNVEAKVIMYADKMTPAMQAAIDETQRRRAIQLAYNEEHNITPETIRKSIRRGLEMELRARKAARDAVAMDEEQYDAAELVSQLEAEMLEAAQELDFERAAALRDQAQTLRKGITSGRLQGKKVSRTEAEHATTQSKSKNKPGMAGSRPKAKRKKKKRTGRDTFTKE